The Nocardioides sp. S5 genome includes a window with the following:
- a CDS encoding VOC family protein: MSINLNPYLNFSDARAREALELYQSVMGGELSIMTFGDMGTEGPLASQVMHGQLEVPGGLVLMGADAPPEMAQVTFGDSMSVSLSGGPEDGDQLRSWFAALSEGGEVRQPLEAAPWGDEFGMLVDRFGIPWMVNIAGDGGS, translated from the coding sequence ATGTCGATCAACCTCAACCCCTACCTCAACTTCTCCGACGCGCGAGCGCGCGAGGCGCTGGAGCTCTACCAGTCGGTGATGGGCGGCGAGCTGAGCATCATGACCTTCGGGGACATGGGCACCGAGGGCCCGCTCGCCAGTCAGGTCATGCACGGCCAGCTCGAGGTGCCCGGTGGGCTCGTGCTGATGGGGGCCGACGCGCCGCCGGAGATGGCGCAGGTCACCTTCGGCGACAGCATGTCGGTGAGCCTGTCCGGCGGCCCGGAGGACGGCGACCAGCTGCGGTCGTGGTTCGCGGCGCTGTCGGAGGGCGGCGAGGTGCGCCAGCCGCTCGAGGCCGCGCCCTGGGGTGACGAGTTCGGGATGCTCGTCGACCGGTTCGGGATCCCGTGGATGGTCAACATCGCCGGGGACGGTGGCTCCTGA
- a CDS encoding LLM class flavin-dependent oxidoreductase, with translation MQFGIFSVGDITTDPTTGRTPSEAERIALMTKIALKAEEVGLDVFATGEHHNPPFVVSSPTTHLGYIAAKTEKLLLSTSTTLITTNDPVKIAEDYAFLQHLSGGRVDLMMGRGNTGPVYPWFGKDIRDGIKLAIENYHLLRKLWREPVVNWQGQFRTPLQGYTSTPAPLDGTPPFVWHGSIRSTEIAEQAAYYGDGFFHNHIFWNKEHTEAMVQLYRRRFEFYGHGAADQAYVGLGGQVFMAGSEAEAKRVFRPYFDNAPVYGHGPSLEDFTKMTPLTVGTTEQVIERTLGFADYVGDYQRQMFLIDHAGLPESLVLEQVEMLGTEVVPVLRAEFERRRPAHVPSDPPTHASLVAAGADAPHHLVEPARRHVEKLQAEQAQTAGASA, from the coding sequence ATGCAGTTCGGCATCTTCAGCGTCGGCGACATCACCACCGACCCGACCACCGGGCGTACGCCGTCCGAGGCCGAGCGCATCGCCCTGATGACGAAGATCGCGCTCAAGGCCGAGGAGGTCGGGCTCGACGTCTTCGCGACCGGCGAGCACCACAACCCGCCGTTCGTCGTGTCGTCCCCGACGACGCACCTGGGCTACATCGCCGCGAAGACCGAGAAGCTGCTGCTCTCGACGAGCACCACGCTCATCACCACGAACGACCCGGTGAAGATCGCCGAGGACTACGCGTTCCTCCAGCACCTCTCGGGCGGGCGCGTCGACCTGATGATGGGCCGCGGCAACACCGGCCCGGTCTACCCCTGGTTCGGCAAGGACATCCGCGACGGCATCAAGCTCGCGATCGAGAACTACCACCTGCTGCGCAAGCTGTGGCGCGAGCCGGTCGTCAACTGGCAGGGCCAGTTCCGCACCCCGTTGCAGGGCTACACCTCCACACCGGCGCCGCTCGACGGCACGCCGCCCTTCGTGTGGCACGGCTCGATCCGCAGCACCGAGATCGCCGAGCAGGCGGCCTACTACGGCGACGGGTTCTTCCACAACCACATCTTCTGGAACAAGGAGCACACCGAGGCGATGGTGCAGCTCTACCGCCGCCGCTTCGAGTTCTACGGCCACGGCGCTGCCGACCAGGCCTACGTCGGCCTTGGCGGCCAGGTCTTCATGGCCGGCAGCGAGGCCGAGGCCAAGCGGGTCTTCCGCCCCTACTTCGACAACGCCCCGGTCTACGGCCACGGCCCGTCGCTGGAGGACTTCACGAAGATGACGCCGCTGACCGTCGGCACGACCGAGCAGGTCATCGAGCGCACCCTCGGCTTCGCCGACTACGTCGGTGACTACCAGCGCCAGATGTTCCTCATCGACCACGCCGGCCTGCCGGAGTCGCTGGTGCTGGAGCAGGTGGAGATGCTCGGCACCGAGGTCGTGCCCGTGCTCCGCGCGGAGTTCGAGCGCCGTCGCCCGGCGCACGTGCCGAGCGACCCGCCCACCCACGCCTCGCTCGTCGCGGCCGGCGCGGACGCCCCGCACCACCTCGTCGAGCCCGCCCGGCGGCACGTCGAGAAGCTGCAGGCCGAGCAGGCCCAGACCGCCGGGGCCAGCGCATGA
- a CDS encoding PRC-barrel domain-containing protein: protein MSDTIWSYRDSEWAEDRDLVGYDVEGEDGSLGKVDRATADTDGAWLVVDTGFWILGKKRVIPAGTVVGMDHEGRRVIVNVSKDQVKDAPDYDDDSWDDQARGLHAEHYTQRTGHENREGLPDGSWSTGEGAGGNVGER from the coding sequence ATGAGCGACACCATCTGGAGCTACCGCGACAGCGAGTGGGCCGAGGACCGTGACCTGGTCGGGTACGACGTCGAGGGTGAGGACGGCTCGCTCGGCAAGGTCGACCGCGCGACCGCCGACACCGACGGCGCGTGGCTGGTCGTCGACACCGGGTTCTGGATCCTGGGCAAGAAGCGGGTCATCCCGGCCGGCACCGTCGTGGGGATGGACCACGAGGGCCGGCGGGTGATCGTCAACGTGAGCAAGGACCAGGTCAAGGACGCGCCGGACTACGACGACGACAGCTGGGACGACCAGGCGCGCGGGCTGCACGCCGAGCACTACACGCAGCGCACCGGGCACGAGAACCGGGAGGGCCTGCCCGATGGCTCCTGGTCGACCGGCGAGGGCGCCGGCGGCAACGTGGGGGAGCGCTGA
- a CDS encoding FMN reductase, whose protein sequence is MSPRVVVVTAGLTVPSSTRLLADQLAEATSTQVSARGESVETSFVELREVAGELATFMVTGGIPTPRLTELREQVAAADGLIAVTPVFNASFSGLFKMFFDAVDPDSLTGTPVLIAATAGTARHSLVLDHAMRPLFAYLRAVVVPTGVFAATEDFGSHGLAERITRAAAQLAAAVLSQGEYAVGGFAPDLAARPRRTSGTQVEADVTPFGDLLRGHSGSDRG, encoded by the coding sequence ATGAGTCCTCGGGTCGTCGTGGTGACGGCGGGACTCACCGTCCCGTCGTCCACCCGGCTCCTCGCCGACCAGCTCGCCGAGGCCACCTCGACGCAGGTCAGCGCGCGGGGCGAGTCGGTGGAGACGTCCTTCGTCGAGCTGCGCGAGGTCGCCGGTGAGCTGGCCACGTTCATGGTCACCGGCGGCATCCCGACGCCACGGCTCACCGAGCTGCGCGAGCAGGTCGCGGCTGCCGACGGCCTGATCGCCGTCACGCCGGTCTTCAACGCCAGCTTCAGCGGGTTGTTCAAGATGTTCTTCGACGCCGTCGACCCCGACTCGCTGACCGGTACGCCCGTGCTGATCGCCGCCACCGCCGGGACCGCCCGGCACTCGCTGGTCCTCGACCACGCGATGCGGCCGCTGTTCGCCTACCTCCGCGCGGTCGTCGTACCCACCGGCGTCTTCGCGGCCACCGAGGACTTCGGCAGCCACGGGCTCGCCGAGCGGATCACCCGCGCCGCGGCCCAGCTCGCCGCCGCGGTGCTGAGCCAGGGGGAGTACGCCGTCGGCGGCTTCGCGCCCGACCTCGCCGCCCGCCCCCGGCGTACGTCCGGCACGCAGGTCGAGGCCGACGTGACGCCCTTCGGCGACCTGCTGCGCGGACACTCCGGCTCGGACCGCGGATGA